A single Kribbella aluminosa DNA region contains:
- a CDS encoding glucose-6-phosphate dehydrogenase, translating to MLNQRTVVIFGASGDLSSRLLLPGLGSLLAGPRATSVRIIGTGRSPLAPDEWTGRVQAAFGHDLSPAAAETLATTQYVAGDPTDPAHLRALLELAGPAPVLYFSLPPAVTTAIVQTLQGIDLPAGTELAFEKPFGTDAASAAELNKLVGTLVPEENVHRVDHFLGRTAVLNLIGLRFANRLFEPVWNAEHIESIEIVYDETLGLEGRAQYYDNAGALVDMIQSHLLLVLALLAMDAPATMDAVEVRSEMARALRSTQLYGSTPEASRRARYTAGGSVPSYADEAGVDPGRETETLAEVTVEVDTNRWAGVPITLRSGKALGVARKEIVVKFKPLRHLPSGLHGSRDGETLRIGLNPGELSLSVPALGVDGPYTMGQVFLDATLPSSPVLPYGEVLNGILRGDPLLSVRGDVAERCWEIVEPVLDAWRSGEVPLEEYEAGSDGPSHWASFAQNIDKVK from the coding sequence GTGTTGAATCAACGAACCGTCGTCATTTTCGGCGCCAGCGGTGACCTGAGCTCGCGGCTGTTGCTGCCCGGACTGGGCAGCCTGCTCGCCGGGCCGCGCGCCACGAGCGTACGGATCATCGGGACCGGCCGGTCGCCGCTCGCTCCGGACGAGTGGACCGGCAGGGTGCAGGCCGCCTTCGGCCACGACCTCAGCCCGGCTGCGGCCGAGACGCTGGCGACCACGCAGTACGTCGCCGGTGACCCGACGGATCCGGCGCACCTGCGGGCGCTGCTCGAGCTGGCCGGTCCGGCGCCGGTGTTGTACTTCTCGCTGCCGCCGGCCGTGACCACCGCGATCGTGCAGACCCTCCAAGGCATCGACCTGCCCGCCGGTACGGAGCTCGCGTTCGAGAAGCCGTTCGGGACCGACGCCGCGTCCGCCGCCGAGCTGAACAAGCTGGTCGGCACGCTCGTCCCCGAGGAGAACGTGCACCGCGTCGACCACTTCCTCGGCCGGACCGCGGTGCTGAACCTGATCGGCCTCCGGTTCGCGAACCGGCTGTTCGAGCCGGTCTGGAACGCCGAGCACATCGAGAGCATCGAGATCGTGTACGACGAGACCCTCGGGCTCGAAGGCCGCGCGCAGTACTACGACAACGCCGGCGCGCTCGTCGACATGATCCAGAGTCATCTGCTACTGGTTCTCGCGCTGCTCGCGATGGACGCGCCGGCGACGATGGACGCGGTCGAGGTCCGGAGCGAGATGGCTCGCGCGCTCCGGAGCACGCAGCTGTACGGGTCGACGCCGGAGGCGAGCCGGCGGGCGCGGTACACGGCCGGCGGCAGCGTTCCGTCGTACGCCGACGAGGCCGGGGTGGATCCGGGGCGGGAGACCGAGACGCTGGCGGAGGTGACCGTCGAGGTGGACACGAACCGCTGGGCGGGTGTGCCGATCACGCTGCGGTCCGGGAAGGCGCTCGGGGTTGCGCGCAAGGAGATCGTGGTCAAGTTCAAGCCGCTGCGGCATCTGCCGTCCGGCTTGCACGGCAGTCGCGACGGGGAGACGTTGCGGATCGGTCTGAATCCGGGGGAGTTGTCGCTGTCGGTTCCGGCGCTCGGGGTCGACGGGCCGTACACGATGGGTCAGGTGTTCCTGGACGCGACGCTGCCGTCGTCGCCGGTGCTGCCGTACGGCGAAGTACTGAACGGGATCCTGCGGGGAGACCCGCTGCTGTCGGTCCGGGGTGACGTGGCCGAGCGGTGCTGGGAGATCGTGGAGCCGGTGCTGGACGCATGGCGGAGCGGCGAGGTGCCGCTGGAGGAGTACGAGGCGGGCTCGGACGGTCCGTCCCACTGGGCCAGTTTCGCACAGAATATTGACAAGGTTAAGTAA
- a CDS encoding HelD family protein codes for MCSNPVWGKTAVGLHRVAYLLYTERERLGRGGVVIVGPNKSFLSYIRKVLPALGEVDVRQITIDELLTRPAAATDEPAAEALKGDARMADVLRRALWSYVGTPTAGVLYSKGSRRYRVHEYEVVDIVSDLRESTRYAPGRNALAQRIAHVVLVRMEERAESPDDRVQDAVARSKPVKEMLDAVWPRVVPEQILHRLFADPEFLAAAAPDLTDEERTALLWPKPARSWKSAKWSFADTVLLDELEDLIERRTGSLGHLVLDEAQDLSAMQLRALGRRCRSGSATVLGDLAQATTAWAAGPWDRVLGHLGKDDGMVAELDRGFRVPEQIINFAAKLLPAIAPTLSKPTGVRTVANALSIVRADGSTYQDQIVAECRTALAGEGSVALIAADDQVAELRDALTAAGLQAALLGETEDEIDTVRLVCVPATLAKGLEFDSVVVAEPAHIVAAEPRGLHRLYVVLTRAVSRLQIVHAEPLPSALA; via the coding sequence ATGTGCTCTAACCCGGTGTGGGGCAAGACGGCGGTCGGCCTGCACCGCGTCGCGTACCTGCTCTACACCGAGCGCGAGCGGCTCGGCCGCGGCGGCGTCGTGATCGTCGGGCCGAACAAGTCGTTCCTGTCCTACATCCGCAAGGTCCTGCCCGCGCTGGGCGAGGTCGACGTCCGGCAGATCACGATCGACGAGCTGCTGACGCGGCCCGCGGCCGCAACCGACGAGCCGGCCGCCGAGGCGCTGAAGGGCGACGCCCGGATGGCCGACGTACTCCGCCGTGCGCTCTGGTCGTACGTCGGTACACCGACCGCGGGAGTCCTGTACAGCAAGGGATCCCGGCGGTACCGCGTGCACGAGTACGAGGTGGTCGACATCGTGTCGGACCTGCGCGAGTCGACCCGGTACGCGCCCGGCCGGAACGCGCTCGCGCAGCGGATCGCGCACGTCGTACTGGTCCGGATGGAGGAGCGCGCCGAGTCCCCGGACGACCGCGTACAGGACGCGGTGGCCCGGTCGAAGCCGGTGAAGGAGATGCTGGACGCGGTCTGGCCGCGCGTCGTACCGGAGCAGATCCTGCACCGGCTGTTCGCCGACCCGGAGTTTCTGGCCGCGGCCGCGCCGGACCTCACGGACGAGGAGCGTACGGCGCTGCTGTGGCCGAAGCCGGCCCGCTCGTGGAAGTCGGCGAAGTGGTCGTTCGCGGACACGGTCCTGCTCGACGAGCTCGAGGACCTGATCGAGCGCCGTACCGGATCGCTCGGGCATCTGGTCCTGGACGAGGCGCAGGACCTGTCGGCGATGCAGCTGCGGGCGCTCGGCCGCCGGTGCCGGAGCGGGTCCGCGACGGTGCTCGGTGACCTCGCGCAGGCGACGACGGCGTGGGCCGCGGGTCCGTGGGACCGGGTGCTCGGGCATCTCGGCAAGGACGACGGCATGGTCGCCGAGCTGGACCGGGGGTTCCGGGTGCCGGAGCAGATCATCAACTTCGCTGCGAAGCTGCTGCCCGCGATCGCGCCGACGCTGAGCAAGCCCACCGGGGTCCGCACGGTCGCGAACGCGTTGAGCATCGTGCGCGCCGACGGGTCGACGTACCAGGACCAGATCGTCGCCGAGTGCCGGACCGCGCTGGCCGGGGAAGGTTCGGTGGCGCTGATCGCCGCGGACGACCAGGTCGCCGAGCTGCGGGACGCGCTGACCGCGGCCGGGCTGCAGGCCGCGCTGCTCGGCGAGACCGAGGACGAGATCGACACCGTCCGGCTGGTCTGCGTACCGGCGACGCTGGCGAAGGGCCTGGAGTTCGACTCCGTCGTGGTGGCCGAGCCCGCCCACATCGTCGCCGCCGAGCCACGCGGCCTGCACCGGCTGTACGTCGTACTGACCCGGGCGGTCAGCCGCCTGCAGATCGTCCACGCCGAACCGCTGCCGAGTGCCCTCGCCTGA